ATCCAGTTATTCACAAAGAAGAATGTAAAGGTTGTGGAAGATGTATATTGGGCTGTCCACAAAACGCTATTGCTTTAAGCGATGAACTTAATAAAGCTGGATATCAATACGCTTACTATAAAGGCCATGGCTGTACAGGATGTAAAGATTGCTTCTTTACCTGCCCTGAACCATTAGCTTTAGAAGTTCACAGTTATAAAAACATAGTGAATAATGAAATTGGAAAAATGATTAAATACAAA
The window above is part of the Methanobrevibacter oralis genome. Proteins encoded here:
- a CDS encoding 4Fe-4S dicluster domain-containing protein, whose protein sequence is MIEEEISYPVIHKEECKGCGRCILGCPQNAIALSDELNKAGYQYAYYKGHGCTGCKDCFFTCPEPLALEVHSYKNIVNNEIGKMIKYKANKR